Proteins encoded in a region of the Coffea eugenioides isolate CCC68of chromosome 4, Ceug_1.0, whole genome shotgun sequence genome:
- the LOC113768646 gene encoding uncharacterized protein LOC113768646, with product MASRTPREHIEEIRRTKFSIGGEPNPLTEDLHQAVKNLSAELYAKDIHFLMELIQNAEDNVYEEGVEPSLEFVITSKDITATGASATLLIFNNEKGFSPKNIESICSVGRSTKKGNRKSGYIGEKGIGFKSVFLITAQPYIFSNGYQIRFSEDPCVHCNVGYVVPEWVDENPSLPVLRQIYGSPTNLPTTVIVLPLKPDKVEPVKRQLSSIHPEVLLFLSKIKKLSVREDNKDPTRNTVSAISISSETDFVTRKNIDAQSYMLHLSAAEKGDAVAECSYYIWKQRFPVIEECRVERRMDVDDLVIMLALPIGERIHRGTSSPGIYAFLPTEMVTNFPFIIQADFVLSSSRESIRLDNAWNQGILNCVPSAFVNAFTSLVKSSENAPVSSLPPMFIFLPVNASPFTNLNSVRASIQKKLMDENIIPCELYSEQKIFQKPGEVSRLMPAFWELLRKGKKQGVSLSNISTHGRHILCSSFDEKKYDEVLTFLGLKYVDDEWYAKCIGSSNFVSGVSEDLYLDFLLFLAENWGSFASTSFTNIPLLKYVRGDGVVCLCSINYSLGHPSMLLLSSESRHISWLIDWSKEFRCAGNKFFLPKSMQDLIWSYCMGKTILDWLVNQVKVGSVNVNDYASLLSKSLNGNPNSVVIYAHFLYHSLGRNFLSKGEVDRLCFSMPLVDNYGQVTTGIGSILVPAKGSRWLQLIGSNPWRKEGYIELGEEYLHPGYHAGLYSSEKEFAEFLNVHLGASDIPDIPPPDAAIPSVYSMLTKQNAFLLLDWVHTLQRKQINIPAEFLTSMKEGNWVRVSLGGSAGCGPPSQSFLLSASSASNLQNAPILVDIPIIDQKFYGDRINNYVGELRILGVKFEFQEACQYIGNHLMSRVAASNLTRAEVLSILKFIEFLGDRMLPVDNFFASIKGKRWLRTSQGYKKPEESVLFNEDWKAASKTSNIPFLDQDFYGKEILSFKPELKLLGVVCCFNKCYMDVYIDNFKAPAAWNSLSAEAFLFILECLGMWNSSEKLVAALKHNKCLKTNMGFKSPAECYLFDPQWGFLLQVFNSFPIIDETFYRSRISSFKMELNMIGVHVQFEEAAGAFAKFFKQQASLRSISKDTVLSLLSCYRKLNAPGVLFPSDVKKCFNEEKWLRTKHGDYRSPKDCILYGTDWEPISEIAVLPFIDDLGYHSRKAIHKYKFELQELGVVVELRNGAKFVTAGLRLPDDPSSITPAAAYSLLECLKNLQREPNERVLDAFACKVDERWLKTTAGYRYSKECLLFGSEWKSILQQEDGPFIDENFYGSNIASYKKQLCALGVITDINSGCPLMANFLDFHTEFKAITRIYEYLYRFDWKPSDEGSKRIWIPSDNSTGEWVSPEKCVLHDTLGLFGSQLYVLEKHYQKDILSFFSSAFGVKANPSLDDYCKLWKIWVDSNRELSNADCCAFWGFVIKHWNSRTKELLSEELSKIPVFTGSDSTLLFDKHEVFIADDLFLKDHFGQLSSCPLFVWFPQPSLQYLPRGKLLEIYAQIGVRTLSESVEKKLLSLHGFHFEQVNPKEIFIGRGLSKLILGFLASPSLGLEAEKRHEALKCLLNITVLVTPEPINVGYKLLLSSGEFLYVEASRMMRWESEDSKFFLQKFDKSGSRRKMLEYATHFAEVLSEGIFQGFWEKEDHIYQLAELIKLGFMMEFDEAAIDFLMKTKNLEIFLEDEEFLSSAFSRH from the exons CATTCAG AATGCAGAGGATAATGTGTATGAAGAAGGAGTAGAGCCATCCCTGGAGTTTGTTATAACCTCGAAGGACATAACAGCTACTGGAGCATCAGCTACACTCTTGATATTCAACAATGAGAAAGGTTTTTCCCCAAAGAACATTGAATCAATTTGTAGTGTTGGCCGCTCCACCAAGAAAGGGAACCGTAAAAGTGGTTACATTGGCGAGAAAG GGATTGGCTTCAAGAGTGTATTTCTGATCACCGCACAACCCTACATATTCAGCAACGGTTACCAAATACGATTTAGTGAAGACCCTTGCGTGCACTGTAATGTTGGCTATGTTGTCCCAGAATGGGTTGACGAAAATCCTTCTCTTCCTGTCCTACGACAAATATATGGCTCTCCAACTAATCTCCCAACGACAGTGATTGTGCTGCCTCTTAAGCCTGACAAGGTGGAACCTGTAAAGCGGCAGCTTTCAAGCATTCATCCAGAAGTTCTTCTGTTTCTTTCAAAGATAAAGAAGCTGTCTGTCAGGGAAGACAACAAGGATCCGACGCGCAATACTGTCAGTGCCATTTCTATTTCAAGTGAAACCGATTTTGTCACAAGGAAGAACATTGATGCCCAATCTTATATGCTCCACCTTTCTGCAGCTGAGAAAGGTGATGCTGTTGCAGAATGTAGTTACTATATATGGAAGCAGAGGTTTCCTGTCATAGAGGAGTGTAGAGTAGAAAGAAGAATGGATGTAGATGATTTGGTTATTATGTTGGCTTTACCGATTGGCGAGCGTATTCACAGAGGAACTAGCTCTCCGGGGATCTATGCTTTCCTTCCTACAGAGATGGTCACAAATTTCCCATTCATAATACAGGCGGATTTTGTTCTATCATCTTCCAGGGAAAGCATCCGTTTGGATAATGCTTGGAACCAAGGGATTCTTAACTGTGTGCCTTCAGCTTTTGTTAATGCATTCACTTCTCTTGTAAAATCAAGTGAAAATGCCCCAGTTTCTAGTTTGCCTCCTATGTTCATATTTTTACCCGTAAATGCTTCTCCATTTACGAATCTTAATTCCGTGAGAGCCAGTATTCAAAAGAAGTTGATGGATGAAAATATTATCCCATGCGAGTTGTACTCAGAACAGAAGATTTTCCAGAAACCAGGTGAAGTGAGCAGGCTTATGCCTGCTTTCTGGGAATTGTTAAGAAAGGGAAAGAAGCAAGGAGTGAGCTTGTCCAATATTTCAACTCATGGAAGACACATTTTATGTTCTTCatttgatgaaaagaagtacGATGAAGTATTAACTTTTCTGGGATTGAAATATGTAGATGATGAATGGTATGCTAAATGTATAGGAAGTTCTAATTTTGTATCGGGAGTGTCAGAGGATCTTTACTTGGATTTTCTCTTGTTCCTTGCTGAGAATTGGGGCTCCTTTGCAAGTACAAGTTTCACGAATATTCCACTTCTCAAGTATGTTCGTGGTGATGGAGTTGTGTGCTTGTGCAGCATCAATTACTCATTAGGCCATCCTTCCATGTTGCTACTGTCTAGTGAGTCCCGTCATATCTCTTGGCTGATTGATTGGAGCAAGGAATTCCGATGTGCAGGAAATAAATTTTTCTTGCCGAAATCCATGCAAGATTTAATTTGGTCCTATTGTATGGGGAAAACAAtattagattggcttgtaaatCAAGTCAAAGTTGGTTCTGTAAATGTGAACGACTATGCAAGTCTCCTCAGTAAGTCACTTAATGGAAACCCAAACTCTGTTGTCATCTATGCCCACTTCCTTTACCACTCTTTGGGAAGAAATTTTTTATCGAAAGGAGAAGTTGATCGACTTTGTTTTTCAATGCCACTAGTTGATAATTATGGGCAAGTGACCACTGGCATTGGAAGCATTCTTGTCCCAGCAAAGGGAAGCAGATGGTTACAACTGATTGGTTCAAATCCATGGAGAAAAGAAGGCTACATTGAGCTAGGAGAGGAATATTTGCATCCAGGCTATCATGCTGGTCTTTACAGCTCTGAAAAGGAGTTTGCAGAATTTCTTAATGTTCATCTTGGAGCATCAGATATACCTGATATACCTCCTCCAGATGCTGCAATTCCTAGTGTTTATTCCATGCTTACCAAGCAAAATGCATTCTTGCTACTGGATTGGGTTCATACTTTGCAAAGGAAGCAGATTAACATCCCAGCTGAGTTCTTGACAAGCATGAAGGAGGGTAATTGGGTAAGAGTTTCTTTGGGTGGCAGTGCTGGATGTGGACCTCCATCACAATCATTCTTGCTTTCGGCATCATCAGCGAGTAATCTGCAAAATGCACCAATCTTAGTTGATATTCCAATAATTGATCAGAAATTCTATGGTGATAGGATTAATAACTATGTGGGAGAGTTGAGGATACTCGGTGTCAAGTTTGAATTTCAAGAAGCCTGTCAATATATTGGCAACCATCTTATGTCCCGAGTAGCTGCATCAAATTTAACCAGAGCCGAGGTTCTTTCAATACTAAAGTTCATCGAGTTTTTGGGTGATAGAATGCTTCCTGTTGACAATTTCTTTGCCAGTATTAAAGGAAAAAGATGGCTGCGGACTTCCCAAGGCTACAAGAAGCCTGAAGAGTCTGTCCTCTTCAATGAGGACTGGAAAGCTGCATCGAAGACCAGTAACATTCCATTCCTTGATCAGGATTTCTACGGGAAGGAGATTCTTTCTTTCAAACCAGAACTGAAGCTACTTGGTGTGGTTTGTTGCTTCAATAAATGTTACATGGATGTATACATTGACAACTTCAAGGCTCCAGCAGCCTGGAACTCACTTTCTGCTGAagcttttcttttcattctcGAATGTTTAGGAATGTGGAATTCGTCTGAAAAACTTGTGGCGGCACTTAAGCATAACAAATGTTTGAAGACAAACATGGGATTCAAATCTCCAGCTGAATGTTACTTGTTTGATCCTCAATGGGGTTTTCTTCTGCAGGTTTTTAATAGTTTTCCTATTAtcgatgaaactttctacagGAGCAGAATCTCGTCTTTCAAAATGGAGTTAAACATGATAGGGGTGCACGTTCAATTTGAAGAAGCAGCTGGGGCATTTGCGAAGTTCTTTAAGCAGCAGGCATCACTGCGCTCGATAAGCAAGGATACTGTGCTTTCCCTTTTATCGTGCTATAGAAAACTAAATGCACCTGGTGTCCTGTTTCCTTCTGATGTGAAGAAATGCTTCAATGAAGAAAAATGGTTGAGGACTAAACACGGTGATTATAGATCCCCAAAAGATTGTATCCTATATGGAACAGACTGGGAACCAATTTCTGAAATTGCTGTTTTGCCTTTTATTGATGACCTCGGTTATCACTCCAGAAAGGCCATTCATAAGTATAAATTTGAGCTCCAAGAACTAGGAGTGGTGGTTGAACTGAGGAATGGTGCAAAATTTGTAACTGCTGGGCTTCGATTACCTGATGATCCAAGCAGCATAACACCTGCAGCTGCATATTCATTGTTGGAGTGCCTAAAGAATTTACAGAGAGAGCCGAATGAGCGTGTACTTGATGCCTTTGCATGTAAAGTTGACGAAAGATGGTTAAAGACAACTGCAGGCTACAGATATTCAAAGGAGTGCTTGTTGTTTGGTTCTGAATGGAAATCTATCTTACAGCAGGAAGATGGCCCATTCATTGATGAAAACTTCTATGGCTCCAATATTGCGTCTTACAAAAAGCAGCTCTGTGCATTGGGTGTTATTACTGATATCAACAGTGGGTGCCCATTGATGGccaattttcttgattttcataCAGAGTTTAAGGCCATCACTCGAATCTATGAATACCTGTACAGATTCGACTGGAAGCCAAGCGATGAAGGAAGCAAGAGGATATGGATTCCTAGTGACAATAGCACTGGAGAATGGGTGAGCCCTGAAAAGTGTGTTCTTCACGACACACTAGGCCTCTTTGGTTCTCAGTTGTATGTCTTGGAGAAGCACTATCAAAAGGATATTCTGAGCTTTTTCAGCAGTGCTTTTGGAGTTAAAGCTAATCCTTCCCTTGATGATTACTGCAAGTTGTGGAAGATATGGGTAGACAGCAACCGCGAATTATCAAATGCTGATTGTTGTGCTTTTTGGGGCTTTGTTATAAAGCACTGGAATTCACGGACTAAGGAACTTCTGTCAGAAGAGTTGTCCAAAATCCCTGTTTTCACAGGTTCTGATAGTACTTTATTGTTTGACAAACACGAAGTTTTTATTGCAGATGATCTGTTTCTGAAAGATCATTTTGGGCAGCTATCTTCTTGTCCTCTATTTGTCTGGTTTCCTCAGCCAAGCTTGCAATATTTGCCCAGGGGAAAGTTGCTCGAGATATATGCCCAAATTGGTGTGCGCACTCTCTCTGAATCTGTTGAAAAGAAGTTGCTTTCATTGCATGGATTTCATTTCGAGCAAGTCAATCCCAAGGAAATCTTTATTGGCAGAGGACTCTCCAAACTAATCCTTGGCTTTCTTGCTAGTCCTTCACTTGGACTCGAAGCAGAGAAAAGACATGAAGCTCTTAAATGCCtcttgaatatcactgttcttgTGACACCTGAGCCTATCAATGTGGGTTACAAGTTATTGCTTTCTTCTGGGGAGTTCCTGTATGTGGAAGCAAGCCGAATGATGCGCTGGGAGAGCGAAGATTCAAAGTTCTTTCTGCAAAAGTTTGACAAATCAGGCAGTCGCAGAAAGATGCTCGAGTACGCTACACATTTTGCTGAAGTTCTTTCTGAGGGAATTTTTCAGGGATTTTGGGAAAAAGAAGATCATATCTATCAGCTGGCAGAATTGATCAAGTTAGGTTTCATGATGGAGTTTGATGAGGCAGCCATTGATTTCTTGATGAAGACCAAGAACTTGGAGATATTCTTGGAGGACGAAGAGTTCCTCTCATCTGCTTTTTCACGTCACTAG